From a single Nymphaea colorata isolate Beijing-Zhang1983 chromosome 4, ASM883128v2, whole genome shotgun sequence genomic region:
- the LOC116252289 gene encoding 60S ribosomal protein L23 yields MVICCNMRAILVIKFTRKNPSPNKSFKTSIGSSYQQCPRPYASAAMSKRGRGGSAGNKFRMSLGLPVAATVNCADNTGAKNLYIISVKGIKGRLNRLPSACIGDMVMATVKKGKPDLRKKVMPAVIVRQRKPWRRKDGVYMYFEDNAGVIVNPKGEMKGSAITGPIGKECADLWPRIASAANAIV; encoded by the exons ATGGTGATTTGCTGTAACATGAGGGCTATTTTAGTAATtaaatttacaagaaaaaacccTAGCCCAAATAAAAGCTTCAAGACGTCCATTGGTTCTTCCTATCAGCAGTGCCCGCGACCATACGCCTCTGCCGCCATGTCGAAACGAG GACGTGGAGGTTCTGCCGGGAACAAATTCCGGATGTCGTTGGGACTTCCGGTGGCCGCGACTGTGAACTGCGCCGACAACACCGGGGCCAAGAACCTCTACATCATTTCCGTGAAGGGGATCAAGGGGAGGTTGAATCGCCTGCCTTCCGCCTGTATCGGGGATATGGTTATGGCCACAGTCAAGAAAGGGAAGCCCGATCTGAGGAAGAAAGTGATGCCGGCCGTCATCGTTCGTCAACGCAAGCCCTGGCGCCGAAAGGATGGTGTCTACATGTATTTTGAAG ATAATGCTGGTGTGATCGTGAATCCTAAGGGAGAGATGAAAG GATCAGCTATTACGGGGCCTATTGGCAAGGAGTGCGCTGACCTGTGGCCTAGGATTGCCAGTGCAGCAAATGctattgtttga